In Sphingobacterium thalpophilum, a genomic segment contains:
- a CDS encoding helix-turn-helix domain-containing protein → MGKSVLQIQRSDATEIKKLLNANDAYTVGIRLYMVYLVALGYSSRRLSELHNISFKQITNWVHRFEKEGIEGLKDKKGRGRRSNLSNEQLERIKNLVINEKPSDHGYQSVKWTGPLLAQWIDKEYGLAYQKAQVYNLLEKVGIVFEKKKGLVYKV, encoded by the coding sequence GTGGGAAAATCAGTCTTACAAATTCAGCGATCAGACGCAACAGAGATAAAGAAATTATTAAATGCAAATGATGCTTATACCGTTGGTATAAGGCTATACATGGTATATCTTGTTGCATTAGGCTATTCGAGCAGACGGTTGTCTGAACTACATAATATCAGCTTCAAGCAGATAACAAATTGGGTTCATAGATTTGAAAAAGAAGGTATTGAAGGATTAAAAGATAAGAAAGGGCGCGGTAGACGGAGCAATTTATCAAACGAACAACTCGAAAGAATCAAAAACTTGGTCATAAACGAAAAACCCTCGGATCATGGATATCAATCAGTAAAGTGGACAGGCCCTCTTTTGGCTCAATGGATTGATAAAGAATATGGCTTAGCATATCAAAAGGCACAAGTCTATAACTTGCTCGAAAAGGTTGGAATTGTGTTTGAAAAGAAAAAAGGTTTAGTTTATAAAGTGTAA